A single genomic interval of Paracoccus contaminans harbors:
- a CDS encoding YVTN family beta-propeller repeat protein, producing the protein MKAGLMLMLLTAATPARADRVYVTNERGNDVTVIDSRTMAVIGRYPVGARPRGITLSPDGTELYVCASDDDLVRVFDPRSMQETHTLPSGADPELFVLSLDGSRLYIANEDDNLVTVVDTRTRQMVAEIPVGVEPEGMAVSPDGATIVNTSETTNMAHFIDAAGYQITGNVLVDQRPRFAQFSDDGKRLFVSAEIGGTVSVIDPATHQIVKTIGFQVPGVLPEAIQPVGIRISRDGRKIFVALGPANRVAVIDGDSLEVTDYILVGQRVWQMAFSRDQSQLFTTNGNSNDVTVIDVASNRAVQSIPAGQQPWGVVAGPD; encoded by the coding sequence ATGAAAGCTGGCCTGATGCTGATGCTGCTGACCGCCGCCACGCCGGCCCGGGCCGACCGGGTCTATGTGACCAACGAACGCGGCAACGACGTGACCGTGATCGACAGCAGGACCATGGCGGTGATCGGCCGCTATCCCGTCGGCGCCCGCCCGCGCGGCATCACCCTGTCGCCGGACGGGACGGAGCTGTATGTCTGCGCCTCGGACGACGATCTGGTGCGGGTGTTCGATCCGCGCAGCATGCAGGAAACCCATACCCTGCCCTCGGGCGCCGATCCCGAGCTGTTCGTGCTCAGCCTCGACGGATCGCGCCTCTACATCGCCAACGAGGACGACAACCTTGTCACCGTGGTGGACACCCGCACGCGCCAGATGGTGGCCGAGATCCCGGTCGGCGTGGAACCCGAGGGAATGGCCGTCAGCCCCGATGGCGCGACGATCGTCAACACCTCGGAAACCACCAACATGGCCCATTTCATCGACGCGGCCGGCTACCAGATCACCGGCAACGTTCTGGTGGACCAGCGGCCGCGTTTCGCCCAGTTCTCGGATGATGGCAAACGGCTGTTCGTCAGCGCCGAGATCGGCGGCACGGTCAGCGTGATCGACCCGGCCACGCACCAGATCGTCAAGACCATCGGCTTTCAGGTGCCGGGCGTGCTGCCCGAGGCGATCCAGCCCGTCGGCATCCGCATCAGTCGTGACGGGCGCAAGATCTTTGTCGCGCTCGGCCCCGCGAACCGGGTGGCGGTGATCGACGGCGACAGCCTCGAGGTGACGGATTACATCCTCGTGGGGCAGCGGGTCTGGCAGATGGCGTTCTCGCGCGATCAGTCGCAGCTGTTCACGACCAACGGCAATTCGAACGATGTGACGGTGATCGACGTGGCGTCGAACCGGGCGGTCCAGTCCAT
- a CDS encoding ABC transporter substrate-binding protein: MAVLRVDRPGLPPISRLDLPPADLGFAGARLGVADDDTTGRFLGQDFEAAEITATPESAAADLDGAIAAGAGLVILLADDATTLALADHAGDRALILNARARGDALRGADCRANVIHVAPSHAMLADALAQFLVLKRWTRWFLVRGSHREDGALADAYLHAAAKFGATIVEQRLFEDTGGARRTDTGHVQVQAQLPVFTQRAPDHDMMIAADEAGIFADYLPYQTWDARPVAGSAGLVPRSWHPAMEAWGASQFQDRFERLAHRPMREEDYQAWLAVRMVGEAATRTRDADPARLRALMLSPGFEVAGFKGQKLTIRDWDHQLRQPILLTTGALMTSVSPQDGFLHQVTALDTLGVDRPETTCAF; the protein is encoded by the coding sequence ATGGCCGTGCTGCGGGTTGATCGGCCGGGCCTGCCCCCGATCTCGCGGCTGGATCTGCCGCCGGCGGATCTGGGCTTTGCCGGGGCCCGGCTTGGGGTCGCGGATGACGACACCACCGGGCGCTTTCTGGGGCAGGATTTCGAGGCCGCCGAGATCACCGCGACACCCGAGAGCGCCGCGGCCGATCTTGACGGGGCCATCGCCGCGGGGGCGGGGCTGGTCATCCTGCTGGCGGACGACGCGACGACGCTGGCGCTGGCCGATCATGCCGGGGACCGGGCGCTGATCCTGAATGCCCGCGCGCGGGGCGATGCGCTGCGCGGGGCCGACTGCCGCGCCAACGTGATCCATGTCGCGCCCAGCCATGCCATGCTGGCCGATGCGCTGGCGCAGTTCCTCGTCCTCAAGCGGTGGACGCGCTGGTTCCTCGTCAGGGGCAGCCACCGCGAGGACGGCGCCCTTGCCGACGCCTATCTGCACGCCGCGGCCAAGTTCGGCGCGACGATCGTCGAACAGCGCCTGTTCGAGGATACCGGCGGCGCCCGGCGCACCGACACCGGCCATGTGCAGGTGCAGGCGCAGCTGCCGGTCTTTACCCAGCGCGCCCCCGATCATGACATGATGATCGCCGCGGATGAGGCGGGGATCTTTGCCGACTATCTGCCCTATCAGACATGGGATGCGCGGCCGGTCGCCGGATCGGCGGGGCTGGTGCCGCGCAGCTGGCACCCCGCGATGGAGGCATGGGGCGCGTCCCAGTTCCAGGACCGGTTCGAGCGCCTGGCCCATCGCCCCATGCGCGAGGAGGATTACCAGGCCTGGCTGGCCGTGCGGATGGTGGGCGAGGCGGCAACGCGCACCCGTGACGCCGATCCCGCCCGCCTGCGCGCGCTGATGCTGTCGCCCGGTTTCGAGGTGGCCGGCTTCAAGGGGCAGAAGCTGACGATCCGCGACTGGGACCATCAGCTGCGCCAGCCCATCCTGTTGACCACCGGGGCCCTGATGACCAGCGTCAGCCCGCAGGACGGGTTCCTGCATCAGGTGACGGCGCTGGATACCCTGGGCGTCGATCGCCCCGAAACCACCTGTGCGTTCTGA